In Flavobacterium luteolum, the DNA window GCTCAAAAAAAGCAGAGAAATTCAATGGGACTATAAAAACATTGTGAAACGAAAAGGCGAATTGCTTCGGTTAAAATAAATTATAATAGCTTAAAGATTTAATTTTCAAACTTTATTTTTAATTTTATTACTGACATACAGTTGTCATAAGGTCATTTTACCTTTATAAAGTAAAATTAAAAAGATGGAAACTAAAGACGGAAAATTAGCCGTTTATGCCCAAACAAGACAAGATTGGCGCAATTGGCTACAGCAAAATAGTCAGACAGAAAAATCAGTTTGGCTTATTTTGTATCATAAAAAAAGTAAAATGAAAAGTGTCAATTTAGTTGAAGCAACCGAAGAAGCGCTTTGTTTTGGCTGGATTGACAGTCTCTGCAAAAAAAGAGATGCAGAAAGCTATTACCTCACTTTCTCTCACCGAAATCCAAAAACCAGTAAATGGAGCAAACCAAATATCGAAAGAGCCGAACGCATGATTCAGCAGAATTTAATGACAGAACAAGGTCAGAAATTAATTGATATAGCAAAAGAAAAAGGAAAATGGATAATAGATGAAACATGATGAAAACGTATTTTGCCATGCTGAATTAGGATTTTAAAAGAACGTTTCGCTTTAAAATAATTTGTATTTTAGTAAGACCAGAACTATAATCTAAAACCTTCTAGATCATGCTAAAACAAACTTTTGTTCTTCTCTTTTTTTGTTTCGGAATCCATTTAAATGCTCAAGATATCGGTTTTACCAAACCAGATTACAAAGCAATAGAAAAAGAAATCAGTGATAAAAACTCCAAATTCTTTTATCCGAAATTAATTGAAAGGCTAGTGAAAAATGATACGCTTTTAACCCACGACGAATACCGCCATTTATATCTAGGTTACTTTTTTCAGCCCAAATACAACGCCTTTTGGACTTCTCCCGATGACGAAAAACTTCGTACTTTTTATGCTAAAGAAAAACTCGAAGCTTCAGATTATGATGAAATTATAAAACTGGCCAATAATTCTTTAAAAGACTTTCCATTTGACCTTAGACAGCTCAACTATCTAGCTTACATTTATCACTTAAAAGGCGACGAAACTGCTGCAAAAATTACCTCTTTTAAATTTCACAGTATCATGAATGTCATTCTTTCTTCTGGCGACGGTAAAAAATGCGAAACTGGTTTTCATGTTTTAATGGTCGATCACGAATACATACTGCTCAATCTTTTTGAAATTGAATCGAAAGGCCAATCACTTGTTGAAAATTGTGACTACCTAAGTTTCGAAAAGGGTGTTTATAATGTAGACGGAATTTATTTTAACATTGAAAAAATGCTCGAGAACGAAAAGAAAATGCTTCGATAAACAAAATCTCTAAACATACAACAATAGCTTCGTCATTAAATTGATGAAGCTATTTTTTTTGATAAAAACCATTTATTTATTGCTTATCAATAAATTTTTATTATTTTAGCAGCATAACTTCTAATCTTAAATAACATGGAAATTAAAATTGGAACACCGCAGATTCTAAAAATCCTGAATATTTTATCTTGGATTATTTTTATTGGCTTATGTGTAGAAGCTGGTATGTATCTTTTTAACGGAATTTATACCATGACCATAAATTCATACAATGCTAGATTTCTAGATTTACTTGACCTTTATACTTTTAATACAGGTTTCTATGTACAGGAAATATGTTTCATCAGTATTGTAGCTATTCTCAAAGCTATTATGTTATACATAATTGTAAAATTGCTTCATGAGAAAAAATTAAA includes these proteins:
- a CDS encoding YdeI/OmpD-associated family protein codes for the protein METKDGKLAVYAQTRQDWRNWLQQNSQTEKSVWLILYHKKSKMKSVNLVEATEEALCFGWIDSLCKKRDAESYYLTFSHRNPKTSKWSKPNIERAERMIQQNLMTEQGQKLIDIAKEKGKWIIDET
- a CDS encoding DUF2975 domain-containing protein, translated to MEIKIGTPQILKILNILSWIIFIGLCVEAGMYLFNGIYTMTINSYNARFLDLLDLYTFNTGFYVQEICFISIVAILKAIMLYIIVKLLHEKKLNIEQPFTLETGNFISYLSYLAFGIGLFSLWAAKFNIWLTTKGIKIPTLESLNLEGGSVWIFMSIILFVIAQIFKRGIEIQSEIDLTI
- a CDS encoding DUF4919 domain-containing protein; this encodes MLKQTFVLLFFCFGIHLNAQDIGFTKPDYKAIEKEISDKNSKFFYPKLIERLVKNDTLLTHDEYRHLYLGYFFQPKYNAFWTSPDDEKLRTFYAKEKLEASDYDEIIKLANNSLKDFPFDLRQLNYLAYIYHLKGDETAAKITSFKFHSIMNVILSSGDGKKCETGFHVLMVDHEYILLNLFEIESKGQSLVENCDYLSFEKGVYNVDGIYFNIEKMLENEKKMLR